TTAGACCCTTGACATGGAAGTTGtttaatttttgctattatgGGGGATGCTTTGAGCTTTTTCACTGTAACTTTTGTTTGGAATTTCTTGGAGAGTAGTTAATCTGTACACTAGCTCATATGTGCTTTGCACATTTCAAGCTTTTTTTGAGGAAAGAGCTTGTGCTCAAGCCATGCCCTTTTTAATGAtgtattttctgtctctcttgtgATTTAGTAAAAGCATATATATGCTAGGAATGATTTCTCACTGGCTAGAactattttacacattttatcCAACTTTGGTTGTTCCCTTCTATTTCCAATTTGGTAAGCaatggttttgttgtttgtttttaaataatgaatggatactcaattttattcaatgttttcctgaattttttGAAATGATGGTTTCTCCTTTTCAAGGTGCTCATGTACTGAtttattttgcataaaataaaCTTCATCACAATAAGTTCTTTATGTTATATAGCTGGATTTGGATAGCAGCTTTTCTTTTCAGCAAATATGAGTTTAGGCTCAAGAGCAAAATTGACCCATTATTTTATTGCTTACAGCAATGTTATCAGACTTTGGTATCAATGTTAAGCACTTCTCGTAAAATTAAATGTGCAGTTTTTCCAGATTTTCCTAGTATCTGTAAATGTTTGAGTAGATAAGGAtcctttttccttgaaagtttggtTGCCTTTTTCAGTGAAGTCATTGGTCTCCCAATTTTTTTTAGTAGATATGTCATTTTAAACTATGGTTTAAAACCCAAATGGATATgaatattttcagattttccatttttcttgggatggttatggtaacttttatttttgtgggaatttgagaatttcatttaaattttcaaatattttggcaTGAAGTTATTTTTACTATCCTTTTATGATTTAATATTTCTGTACATATTTCCCACTTTTAAATCTTTTCACTGTTTATTATGcaaattttcttaattcattatTCTATCAATTCATCATTACCTAACAATTtgtctttcattagatttagCTTTGAGTTTTATCCTttcatatttgtcttttattacattttctttttatagttatTATTTTCAATCTTCCACTTTCTTTATGTTTATTCTaatgttattattttagtttGTGATACTTAAACATcagattttttatatttaaatatgcatACTAATAATACACACATAGGcatataaaatttaacattaaatatTAGTCTCTGAAGATACCTTTAGCCCTATCATATAAGACACGAAATGTGGCaatttcaattttaaacatttcataaaTCCTATCATACTATTTACTTTAAACCGTGGGCTATTTAATAGTGTATTTCTTAATCTCCAAATGTATGAGAATTGACTTTGTAGATATACTATTCTTTTACATGTGCATGTGGAGCATTTACTCAAACTTGCTTATAACCAATGTGTACTTGAATCATTTTCCCAAGTTGACTAAATGCCAGGTTATATCATCAGAACAACATGTCTCAAAAAACTGAAACAACAGTAACCATTTCAGGGAATTAAATTGCATACAAATCACCAAAAGAAACTTAGAAATTTACCACCTTAGAAGTGAttctatattttaatatcatgaatatgaataatttcaagatgttaattatactatgaaaataatattaaagacTATTCTACATCATATCTCAAACCCCATCCTCAATATTCTGTGTTATCCTGTCACATTGAAACTCTTTTCCGGTGCTCTGAATCTCTGAATATTATATGCAGTGgtggtttccttttcttcatttaaaataatttggccaagattttattcctcccttcacTCATTTTACATAATACTAATTTCCTGCCTCTCTGAAGAACCCATGAGACCCGTCCTCTCAATGCAGGTACGGGTCAACAGGTTCCTGTTCAaacattcactgtgtgctttaaGCATGGACCAAAAAAGTCTATGTTTTTCTCCCCAATTATCTGGGAACTTGAGGAGAGGGAAAACTAAAACTCCTCATCAAGGGTAAGTTAGGTCATCTTCATTTGTacacaatagaaataaatatttctaaaatcattCCCAAACATTCTGAGCAGCTGCTCTGTGTCATGAACAGTTTTAGGCACAGAAACTGAGGAAGGTCTAAACACATTACATAAATATAATCTAAACAAGCTTTCACTCAATATGGAAATCAGGTACTTGGAACACCATGTACTAAATTccaagagagggagaaaaggtgTATTAATTTGGTGGTATCAACAAAAGGGATTCCTAGAGACTATTTGGCCTTACATGTGTCTGAACAATGACTCAATTAAGCTAGTTCTGGGCAGAGAATTGGTGTCAtttcaaagggaaatattttttattgtaaaaatgaaatactatacaaaggaaggaagaattttgtttctgTAGTTGTCCTCCAGATTCTTTCTAAAACCTTGTATGAATTGGGGATATAAAGGAgatttggggacatttttgtgGGCATAAACTTACCTGTCtcattggaaatctcattctctgggcaGGGAGTGCAAAGAAACCAACAGGCAGCCTTTCCCTCCTGAAAGGTTTTCCTGAATCCAGGAGAACACTTCTCACTGCATACAGATTTGGGAGTCTGGGAAGAAATCAGAAACATGCTCTTAACAGTGAATCTTTAATTCATCAGTATTTAGATTGTTGGCATATTGGAGcaccaacaaatttaaatttcaaataccGAAGTCAAATTAATTGATAAGATATCAAGTTTATAACATGGTATGAAATATAATAACTTAGATATGTatcttaaataaatgttttctttttccatcctttggaTAGTAGGTGAGAAAATTTATCAAGTGAAATGGTAAGTGGTTAAACTAATAATCCGGTCATGTACTTAGCTGGAAGGAGGGTATAAAGCCTCTGTGTTGCTTAGGTTAATGTATTAACACGGTCACTGTTTGGTCAAGTAAACTCTGGGCTAAttgttataaaggatatttatggatGTTAATCATCATGTAATAAACTGCATAAATGAGGCTGATTATATGTAAAATCCACCAGGGAGATTTCTGTCAACAATGAATAAGGTTTTTACAATCAGACTACCTTAAAACAGGAATTGATTTCAGGatttggagagaatttcccagctcctgttTGGACAGGCAACGTCTCCTGGGAACTGATCAAGGGCCTTCATGgcaccttcattggagcccctgttttcagcctgcctgcagaatctggacttggcCATTCCCGTGGTCACATGAGGGAATTTTATTGAATCTCATACTATtcacagatacctcctgttgattctgtttccttagagaaactTGCCTATTACAATCTCCATGACaagatttttgatattttgttgtaATACTAAGCATGGTAATTGGGTCCTACCCACCTCTGAAAATCCTGTGGCCCATTCTATCACCTCCTCAGATATAGACAATTGTTGATCTCGTGGCACAGCTGAgtcaaaatgtcctactttaaCTTTAGGtccaaaaccttctggaaaattccaaaagttGAGAATGTCATAACTGGCTTCCAATTTCCTTTCATCATGAAAATACACTGGGTCACAAGCAGGATTGTTAAATGGGATGTTCTTCAGAAATGGGTGAAGCTAAAAGAGACACACCTGTGAGGAAGTGGGTCCTCTGATCAAGGACAGATCACCAAGGTCAGAACATCCCTGATACTCTATAATCCCTGCTTCCTAAGGCAATTTTATTAACattcaattaagtaaaaaaaaagaaaccttaagGAGGACTAAAATGTCACGGCATAAAATATTAAGTTTTAGGGGAAAACTCCAAATACAACGAGATGAAAACAATCTGTGAGTGTGGAATACAGACAAACCTTATTAGAAGAATCATATCTAAACACTCTCAATTGCTAACTGAATTCTCCCCAAGCAAGGTCATCAATATCTGAAGAGCTTgcagaattaaatgatataatttatatacagtatCTAACAAAGTGCCTAAAGCTAATTCAAAAACTAGTTTGTCCCTGCTGGCATGTAATTGTTCAATGGAAGAGGTCtaggtattttatattaaaactttAAGTGGGCAGAATGTTGAGGGCCTTAGTAACAAGAAGCATTGCCGTTGACTAATAACTCCTTCCCTCTCTGCCATTGGCACCTTCCTGTTCATTACCATTTCTGCATAGGGCTAGATTTACCTCTTAGACAGTGAACAAGCAAATCATCTCTGACACTTTTCAAGAGACAGCCCTAAACTTCTTGACTTGAGCATATGCTGCATTCCAAGAAATTTATGATTATGACATATTGTGAAATACACATGCTATTCAATGGAAGAGGTATTACCTGCCAAGGGTAAATCACCAGTTCAAATCCATTTTCCACTGACTGTACTTCTACTTGTTGAAGAAGAATTTCATGAAGGCTCTGAGCCACAGCATACTCTGCATTATAAACATTATAACTTCCTTCATTCATGTCCTTGTCAAATAGCCACCAAGGCAACAACTCCAAGGAGGCATTGGGAGGACAATTCTCCAGAGTGTTGCAGTCAGATTCAGAAACCAAGCAATCAAAAGAGACGTACCACAATTTAGTGAGATAAAAGTCTTCTGGGTATTTTGAAGGTTTAACTGTCTGGATGAAAGTTTTGAAACCAGGCATATCAGCAGTGTGGTGTGAAAAAATGAGGGCCCCATGGAGTGAGTCAAGTAAAAAGTTTCTCTCACTGGTGGTAAAATCCCACTGTGAGGTTGTAACCCAAACTTTCCCTAAAACTAAGAGTCTCCATCTCCAAAAGCTCAATCCCATTAGGGAGTCGGAGTCACCGTAAATGACAGTCACATTCACTGCTGATTTTCTGATCTGGAAATGATATTGCCAGTGTTTTGAAGAATATGTCCTCTCAGTGACAGGGATCATTTCCAAGAAGGCTGCGCAGACTCCATTTTTGTCCATCTCTGCCCTCAAGTCCCAAAGAAACTTtacacctctcttgtcttctgaGATGACTAGTCCCACCCAGTTCCAGCTGAAATGGAGCATCACTGAGACCATTGCAAGGGCCAGAGTTGTGTCCTTGGGGGCCATCTGATAAAGAGATGACCGCTTGCCATCATCACTCAGTTGTGGGTCATAGAGGCCAAAAGCAAGCTAAAGGTAGGCGTGAAAGAGCCGGTATGAGAAAGAAGATTGGTCAGAAGCACAAAATCAGCCCAGATGAATATTaaacaatgtattattttttattaaattgtcttttgtttttaagatacatagatcacatagaatgttaccttaaaaaatatgagattcccacatacccaacacccCAATCCACCActactcctacatcaacaacatctttcatcagtgtagcacattcactgcatttggtgaatacatttcggagtattgctgcaccatgtggattaGAGTCTACATTGTACTTTACGctctccccccagtacattcagtggttacGGCAAGAtattaatgtccagcatctgtccctgcaatataattttgggcaaccccaagtccccaaaatgcccttaCATCCCATCTCTCTtccactctccctgccctcagcaactatagTGCCCACTttttccagatcaatgctacgtttcttccatcactagtaagaatatttctgtagtagaataccagtaagctcactctaatccatattttacctctccatcctgtggaccctggattggtgaaatccactccacttctatatcaagagggcacTCAGATCTCACAtgtttgatggatgtgattctcctactttgagttgtaggcactctcaattcctagttgtggtggttgaccaacttcaacctccctgttagctgacctgggtaagtagatacaactccaggtactggtgctcctgagggctatagagacacacagGACTATGATCATGGCagctgactctggagttcagtgccctattttggaatttgtgttcctcagtgtgatggaggtggactcagatgtgatctttctacacatgcctcttctgtcacttttactgcacctgtggttggcactggggttggtgtatatccagGAGACCTGAACCTCAAGAATGACCAAAttgcagctgggccctgagcctcagcagagttgtaaatcCTACTCActggttcattaaaaaatgtttttaacaggaaaaaggaaatatttgctcttcttattttctaataatcTCCCTATCCCTGAGAGCATATTGGAAACTACTTGATCAGTCTCAACGGTCTAGGAAACTCCTTTGGCTCTACTCACTTGGTTTCACATATGTTCTAAAAAATGACATGTGAACATCCCATCATGTCACTGTTTATTGGCTGTAACCTTTGAGATATGAGTAACCACAATTTCTTCATTTGACCTTTTCTTTTAAGGTCCCTGAAATTAGCAAAGGAAACATTAATTTATCTTCCCTCCCATCTAATGAGGCTCACCTGTGGAATTTTGTAGAGTTCCAGCAGTGTCCCAATCTGGGCAGAAACTGCCCATGTTGTTCCTGTAAGGGCTGCTACAGACTTGCTCTCTTTCCTACAGGTGTAATTAGGAATGTCCTTGCCCAGCCCTGATTGCCAAATGATGGGATTCTCCAATGTCCTCTGTTCACTGTGTAGTGAATTGTACAGATCAAATCCTAAAGTAATGTTGGGCAAAAGATGGGGGTTCCTGTTGATCTCTTCAATAGCAAAAACCAAGGCCAGAACATACTGGTAGTTCTTGGTCTGAAACCTGTATGGAATGCAAAGTTATATTTAGACAGAAGACTCAAATCATGATTCTATTCAAAGTCAATAAAATGACCAAATTAAGGATGAAAGCAGAAATTGAGTCATTCTTGATTAGTGCTTCTGAAGCCTTGGAAATCAGCTAATCCTAAAAGAGCTAAAAGATATTTGAAGGCTATGACTGAATTTTGTATCTTTGGAGGAAGATGATACTGTTTACAAAGGAAAGTGTAATGAGTGAAAAAATTCATaaaggatttttaatttattctttatatcaggaaacaagaattattttttcacattaacaCATTATTAAATGGTTTATATAATAGCAGGATTATTGTCATGAGTTTAGAGTAATTCCAACTGAAGGGTATATCTCTTCAAAAGTTCAGTTCCACAGCATAAGCAGAATTGGATAAGAGAGGCAGAGGGGCATAACATCTGTTGGGTGAAAAGTGTCGACAAGAAGATCGATAATCAATTAGCCTTAGGTTCTACCCCATCAAGTTGTGGACATGCCCTCTTCCAACGGTGACATACTGGAAAGAATGTCAGAGCACAGAATAGGAAGAATCATGTAAGGCAGGAATATTTGGGAGAAGGAAACTGATGAAGTGCAAGGTGATCCGTACCTATATCTAACAGGACTGGAAACACTGTAGTATACTAAAGGGAAAGGTGTCATGATGTCTAGgaagtctcttaaccatttcTTAATCAAAATATTACAATCCTAATAACATTAACAAATAATCCCAGATCTTCCTTTGTACTCCCTTCATATGACCCTTACTCTTTTCatctttattgttgatttgtgcaCAGTTCCACTTCCTTTATTAATAGCTCCTTTTGCAGGACAAATGaaattcctttcatatttttacCTGGCCATTGAATTTCCAAGAAGAACAAAAGTCTCCTGCATCCATTACAAACAGTCTTTTTCACAGGCTTGATTAACACACTAGTAGCTATCGCTTACTGTGCATTTCAACAGTTCGACACAGGTTTTCACGTGTGCTCAATCAATCAAACTTGTCAAATTTTTCAAACATAATTTATGTTTAGTAGATATATGTTGTCATTTTAGAGAGAAATATTGAAATTTCTCACTATGATGCCTTGTTTATAccttgtttcattatttatttgtttgaggatattatatattgataataATTGCTATTCGTTTGTGAAGATTTGaaccttttttttaatatgaatgtACCTACCGCTCAATTCCTAAGGATGCATTTATCCTCATCCAGATATAAATATACTTACCtctggttaattatggtttttaaCTTTTGTAATCTAGGGTATCTTTAGAGCTACACACTTTGGctttcaagttttcatttttctttatatgtgTCTTATAAACACATTTTATAAGGAAGTAGGATGGTATAGtccctatggaaaaaaaaatgaattatctaCTGGATCTCTTCCAcaatatagaaaaagaaggagCACCATAGCCGTGACAAACACCaagcagaaaataatatgaaataatcgTAAAAAAGTACTATTAGCGAATTAGGTAATAGTTTATCAGTCTTCACTTTTCTGCAATGATAAAAAGGTGCACACTCAAATAAGTAGATGAAGCATTAAAGAACATTGAGCATCTAACTGAATATATTTGTTTAGGAGAAGAGTATTTTCTTAACATgattaaacacaaaaacaaaaatgacttaAATTGAGAAATTAGAGTTTGCTTAATGCAAAGATAGTGAATCAAAATTGGAGGTGGCTGAAGGTCAGGCATGGAAGGATCACCCCCACACAGGGGCTGATCTGCACAGTCTAATACTCTCCCCATTCAGGATCTGAATGGCCAAAAGCATTAGCCAAGTTTGCTGATGCAgaatgtcatatgcttcatgtaTTGCGGTATGTGCTGTGCTTGAAGAATCCCTGAACAaaaagcattttctttaaaatcaagGGGAGGATGAGTTTTGTTAATTCCAGGATTGCCTTGTACCTTACTGGCATTGCTAGCCTATTACAAAATGCAATAAAATCACAggcaaaaaagaatggaaagaaaggagcaaaCCACAATCTTGCTGGAAGCAAGAGGTTCACATGGGAAATGCAAGAGAAAACgtgaaaagtatttttaattgaaaaggaAGTAGCCAATCAAATATGTACAACTCTTAACAATGTTTAAATATAATATCAATAATTTATTAAGCTTTATGGGAAACAGATATGGTAGCAATAGATTAATAATAAATTCTTAATATTAATAATGGTATAATATTgggcaatttcatttatatattttaatacaagtaaaaattaatataattcgTAATTGATATTATTAAGACATATTTTAACAATAAATGCACTGTAAATTtacctataaatcaatttgtctGTTACCTGTGAACAAGACCACAAAGCTCTACTGAGGAATGTAAATGCATAACAAACAGGGAAGTGGGtctaattcagtggttgagcacctgctttccatgtaagaTGTCCCACACTCAATCCCCCGTACATCCCCCAAAATATTACAACTACGTCAATAGTCTACAAACGTTCTATAAAAGTTTAGTAGTAGtattattgaattaatgaaagttttctaataatgattgaagtaatgagtGCAGAAAtatgtgataataccaaatatcattgattgcacacttttgatgaattgtacgcttcatgaatatgtatcaataaaattgattgtttaaaaaaaagttagcaCAATTAGTAGATTCCCAGTTACCAGGGCACAGAGGTTGAGGTGAAGGAGAAGGTGGAATTATTTTTTAGTGGGCATGGATATATTCTTAGAGATGATATACACatttgggtaatggatgttggtgatggcagcacaataatCATTTGGAATATTTGAgtggtatatatgttattataaactatttttaaaaatcattgagaCATTTATAAAGTTAATGTTAATACAGCTTGAGGTTTCTGGAAATATGGTAAGTTCaggaaattattgaaataattgagAACACTAAGGGGAGAATATAACAGAAAAACCAATAATTGCAGTATTTAATTAGGCacaatattttaaacagaatGGGAATGGCATTGGAAGATATGGATAGATCAACAGGACAGGacagaaaatggagaaccaaTCTGTGTTTAAGTGACTATTTCACGAATTATCAAGCTGGTCTTGGAAAAATGAACTGTTTCATTAGTGATGAATGTATATAATTTTGGAATATAAAATGAGGTAATCTACTACATACTTGAGGCAAAATCTTTCCAGTTCTCAAAGGAAACACAAAGTAGTAGAATAAGCACATCTATTTATCAACCTGTAGATTAGGGAGACATGGCCAGAAAGGcactcaaaataaaagaaaatatacctaaattttactttaactgaaatttcatgttgttttttatttaaagatatgttacggaaaaatatttaaagctagcaaCAACATAAtgatgaaatgaatttttaatgaaaatgctcttgttAATTCCACTAACAACAATATTCTTAAAAAGCGAAAAGCCCTAGATGTGAATAGAAAAATGGCTAAAGCCCTGAAAGGCAAATTGCCACACCCTGAGGTGGTTTGAGTGGATAGCAGAGTGTAAGAAGAAAAGCAGTTAGTGCCTCCTCTTCTGTCagacattacacctctctttcccTCGGCCTTATAGGGTTCTTAAAACAAGCTGGGACAGATGAGAAAATCTGGCCTTCTACCCCAGGAAATTCAGGTCGAAATGTCCCTGAATGAGCCAAGCTCTACTCCTGCATTAAAAGGCAGCAACCAGCAGCATCCTTCAGAATGAGGTGTGTGCATCAGTCATTGATGACAATGGgacaaatatattttggaaaattatgGAGAGGAAATAAGCAGGGAAGCATTGGAGGAGTATTAAAGAATGGAAGAGATAGGCAGACAAATATCCAGAAATGTGAAGACAGAAAATTTAGTTGCAAACTCCTTCGAAggagaaagaggtcccaaattTCTAACCCTTCCATCCCCTGTCAAAATTTTGCAGAACTGCTTGCAAATTATATGCTTCAGGCACTTTCAAAAAGCATTAACGCATCATTTTACTGAGTGAAATCCCCTCTTCTCACATAAGCAGAAACTATCTGCTGGAAtctcctgaattttttttatcaatttttttgaaaCGTGATCCCTTGAAGTTTCACTTCATCAATTCATTAATTACACCATCAGATATAAAACTGGCAGTCTCAGAAATCTAAAAACAGAGGTAGTTTAGATGCCCCCATGAATCAGAATCAAGCTGGAGTTGAAAATATCTCACAAATGATTCATCTCTTATACCTGGTCAGGCAGGCTGTTCGAGGAGGCATGAATGAAGCCCGAGAGGTGATGATACAGAGATATTTCAAACAGTAGCCAGATGCCTACAGTAAGAAATCAGACCATGCGTGGGGGACACATATACATGGGTCATCTTGGTAAGAATATTAGTGACTATCttcatggggaaagaataattagCAAACCCTTGTTTGGGGAACAGATATTTACCTGAAACCTTTTAGCCAA
This genomic interval from Dasypus novemcinctus isolate mDasNov1 chromosome 30, mDasNov1.1.hap2, whole genome shotgun sequence contains the following:
- the LOC131276873 gene encoding vomeronasal type-2 receptor 116-like, with product MGEEDNPNMFSTIDFHLGTGPQMQSLRASGYCLKYLCIITSRASFMPPRTACLTRFQTKNYQYVLALVFAIEEINRNPHLLPNITLGFDLYNSLHSEQRTLENPIIWQSGLGKDIPNYTCRKESKSVAALTGTTWAVSAQIGTLLELYKIPQLAFGLYDPQLSDDGKRSSLYQMAPKDTTLALAMVSVMLHFSWNWVGLVISEDKRGVKFLWDLRAEMDKNGVCAAFLEMIPVTERTYSSKHWQYHFQIRKSAVNVTVIYGDSDSLMGLSFWRWRLLVLGKVWVTTSQWDFTTSERNFLLDSLHGALIFSHHTADMPGFKTFIQTVKPSKYPEDFYLTKLWYVSFDCLVSESDCNTLENCPPNASLELLPWWLFDKDMNEGSYNVYNAEYAVAQSLHEILLQQVEVQSVENGFELVIYPWQLHPFLKNIPFNNPACDPVYFHDERKLEASYDILNFWNFPEGFGPKVKVGHFDSAVPRDQQLSISEEVIEWATGFSETPKSVCSEKCSPGFRKTFQEGKAACWFLCTPCPENEISNETDMDECVKCADHQYANSERNHCLQKVVTFLAYGDLLGMALVCTALCFSFLTAVILGVFVKYRETPIVKANNRILSYILLISLKLCFLCSLLFIGRPNTAICILQQITFGIVFTVAVSTVLTKTITVVLAFKVTAPGRRIRQWLVSGAPNFVIPFCSLIQMTLCGIWLGTSPPFVDKDAHSEPGYIIIECNKGSASAFYCVLGYLGCLAFVSFIVAFLARNLPDTFNEAKFLTFSMLVFCSVWVTFLPVYHSTKGKVMAAVEIFSILASSAGLLGCIFAPKCYIIFLRPDRNTHHGLWNKTHSGGNKSS